In Mytilus trossulus isolate FHL-02 chromosome 14, PNRI_Mtr1.1.1.hap1, whole genome shotgun sequence, a genomic segment contains:
- the LOC134697505 gene encoding uncharacterized protein LOC134697505 → MGEKYNMFCFNWLSLLFIIVTTPVLSYSEFECPSRTEWKLRAASQCNISEGYHCLFDENTDEFEEFCDTRSYNDPAGHKLVIVGDLDRRDCEGIRYQPFSFSTNGMSACIFEKTYCKEEGQVIHTEGTADSDRQCRCDYTRSYAFIIKPEQSCYCVPSKEDCSCYKKPCPLGFIMTPDYECISKTVWTGTFTCALIHYNG, encoded by the exons attattgtaACAACACCAGTGTTAAGCTACtctgagtttgaatgtccatccCGAACTGAATGGAAATTGAGAGCTGCCAGTCAATGTAACATTTCTGAGGGTTATCACtgtttatttgatgaaaatactGATGAGTTTGAAGAATTTTGTGACACGAGATCGTATAATGATCCAGCAG GACACAAACTAGTTATTGTTGGCGATCTTGATCGAAGAGATTGCGAAGGTATCAGATATCAGCCATTTTCCTTTTCTACGAATGGAATGTCAGCATGTATCTTTGAAAAGACATATTGTAAAGAAGAAGGACAAGTTATCCATACTGAGGGAACAGCTGATTCTGACAGACAGTGTCGCTGTGACTACACAAGGAGTTATGCCTTTATTATAAAGCCAGAACAAAGTTGTTACTGTGTACCTTCAAAGGAAGACTGTTCGTGTTACAAAAAACCATGTCCTCTTGGTTTTATCATGACGCCTG ATTACGAATGTATAAGCAAAACAGTGTGGACAGGAACGTTTACTTGTGCTTTAATACACTACAATGGGTGA